The Gemmatimonadota bacterium genomic sequence GGGCCGCATTCCTGGAACGCCAGGATATCCGGCTTCCATAAGTCCATGAGCGCGACGAGCTCAGGCGCGACAACGCTGCCACCGCCCGCGTTCAGGGTCACAATCCGCAGGGGCTCGCCAGATGGTGCGGGGAACCAGCTGCGGAGGCCGAGCTGGAAGCCCATGATGGGGCCAAGGACGATCCCGACGGAGAGGAGGTTGGGCACCAGCAAGGGGCGCCAGACAGCGAGGGAGAGCAGGCCGAGCCCGACGGCGGGGACCAGGTATGTCCAGCGGCCCGCGTAAAGCAGGACGGTCGCCGGAATCCAGCGGTCCCCAAGTGTTGGAAGCACCACCGCAACGGCGGCCACGCCTGCGAGGAGAAACCAGGAGGCGATAGCGAGATAGAAGACAACCGGGCGTCGTTCGATCCATGGCTGCGCGAAGGGCCAGCTGTGCCGGATGGCCCTCCCTAGTCGCTCGCGGATGGCGGTGACGCGATCGCGGAGTGACAGCGCGCGTTGCGCCACGTGCACGTACTGCGAGGGGGGTGCGCACGCGATGCCGCGGCCGCATGGGACGCTTGCACTTCCAGCAGGTGATGACCTGGCCGAGATAGCGTTCGTCGACGTTGAACTGCTCGCCGCACTTGCAGGTGACCGCGATGGAGGGCAAAGGTGGCTGGCCGCTGGTCGAGGGTGGCTGCAGGCTGGAACCGGGGGCTGGGCGCTGGTGCTGCGGGGTGGGATCTTGGTGCGCGCGCGGGGGACTCGTGACCCCTTCCCCGCGCCGCGGGGGATAGGTATGCAACCATCATTCCTGTCGCGACGGCAGGGGTCGCGCCGCGATGGGGAGCTATGATTGCCCCGCCGTTACCGGGGCGGGGACGCCGGCACCGGGTCGTGCAGGGCGCCACGAAGGCCGAACATTGCGAGCAGTCGCCGACCCTCCGCGGGGGGCAGGACGGTGAGGGCGGTGGCGACCGCGTCCGCCACTGCGGCGTCCCTCCCAATGACGGTCGCGACCTGAGGCCCTCGCGTGCCGCGTCCTGTCGCGGGGTCCAGGATGTGCGATTCCCGGTGGCCGTCCACCACGATCTGTTGCTCGGTGGGTCCTGAGGTGGCCAGCGCGGCATTGGCCAACGCGCCAGCCAGCGCTGCCATGGTCGTGTCGGCGAGGGGGGTCGCGATAGTCCATCCCGGCTTTCCTGGCGGTGCCTCGCCAACGACGAGGTCCCCACCGCCCTCGACGAGTGATTGTGGCGCCCCATGTTGCCGGAGCACGTCGAGCGCCCGCTGCAGGATGTACCCCTTTGCGATGCCGCCGAGGTCGAGTTGCATCCCCCGCGCGACGCAGTCGCACGCGCCGGCCGAGCGTATCCACATCGAGGTGGGCATGTCCCACGCGCGCGCGCGCCGTGGCGAGCATGCGCGCGCCCGGCGGCGATCCGGTGTGTCGCGCGGCGCGCCACAGACGGGTGAGGGGGCCGATGGTCGGATCGAAGGCGCCGCGGCTTGCCCGTGCGACCTGCATCGCCTTCCCGAGGAGCTCGGCGAGTTCGGGGGACGTCGGTTGCCATCCGGTGCCCCCGGCCTCGAGACGCCGAAGTTCGCTTGTGGGGCGCCAGTCCGAAAAGACGTCTTCGAGGCGCGCGATCTCCCGGAAGGCCGCGGTCGCGGCCGCCCGGGCGTGTGCCTCGTTAGGCGACCAGAGGGTGATCCGGACGGCGACGCCGAGGTGGACTTCGCGGAAGGTGTGGGCCCGCAGGGTGGTGTCCGGCGCCACCGCGCCGGTCAGGAGCAGGAACCCCAGGAGAGCGGTAGACATTCCGGGCCGAAGGTAATACCGTCGTGGCACCGTGACCGCCCACCAGTTCCGGCGTTTCCTCGCCGCGTCCGTCCTCATGCTGGCGCCCCGTCTCTGGGGACAGGAGATCGTGCGCGACTCCATCCCCGGGACCCTGGTCACCATCGAGCTGGTGCGCGTCCCGGCCGGTGCCGTGACCGTGGCGGGATCGCGCCGCGACGTCCCGGGTTTCCTGCTCGGGCGGACCGAGGTGTCGTGGGATGCCTACGACGCCTTCACGATGAGTCGCGCGCCGTCGCCACGATATTCGCCAGCGGGTGCCGATGCGGTGGCGGGGCCGTCGCGTCCGTATGGCAACCCGGACTATGGGTTCGGTCACGCCGGATACCCGGTCATTTCCGTGACGCGTGATGCGGCGATGGCGTTCTGCGCATGGCTGTCGTCGGTCACCGGCCACAAGTATCGATTGCCGACCGAGGCGGAGTGGCAGCGCGCGGCGGACCTCGCGGGGAGTGGGACGGCAGACGGCGGGCGAGAGACGGCAGACGGCAGTCGGCGGACGGCAGAAGCGACGGCGAGTCGCATGCCCGGAGCTGGCACCAGGCCGGTGACGAGCGGGGCGCTGACCGCGCCGGGGATCTACCGCCTGTTCGGGAACGTGGCGGAGTGGGTGATCCCTGATGATCGGGCGCTGGTCGTGCGGGGCGGGTCGTGGCAGGATCCTGCTGGGGCCGTGGGACCGTTGGCGCGCGCGCGGCAGGGGGAGAGCTGGAACGAGCGCGATCCACAAATTCCAAAAAGCAGCTGGTGGCTGAGTGATGGGCCCTTTGTAGGCTTTTGCATCGTGCGCGAGCCGTAACCCCAGGGAGGCGAGATGTCCGGATATTCGCGACGTGATTTCGTGCAGGCGGGAGCGGGTGTGGCGGCGGGACTCGCCTTCGCGCGTCCGCTGCGGGCCATGCCGTGGGAGTCCGCGGCCACCATCAAGGTGGGGCTCGTCGGGTGCGGTGGTCGCGGGACCGGGGCGGCACGCGACTGCCTGCGGGGCAGCGAGGGTGTTGAGCTGGTCGCCGTCGGCGACCTCTTTGCGGACCGTGTGTCCAGCTGCCGCGAGCACCTCGCCAAAGCGGCGGCGGAGAATCCGGCGTTCGCCG encodes the following:
- a CDS encoding FAD:protein FMN transferase; this translates as MQLDLGGIAKGYILQRALDVLRQHGAPQSLVEGGGDLVVGEAPPGKPGWTIATPLADTTMAALAGALANAALATSGPTEQQIVVDGHRESHILDPATGRGTRGPQVATVIGRDAAVADAVATALTVLPPAEGRRLLAMFGLRGALHDPVPASPPR
- a CDS encoding SUMF1/EgtB/PvdO family nonheme iron enzyme, with product MTAHQFRRFLAASVLMLAPRLWGQEIVRDSIPGTLVTIELVRVPAGAVTVAGSRRDVPGFLLGRTEVSWDAYDAFTMSRAPSPRYSPAGADAVAGPSRPYGNPDYGFGHAGYPVISVTRDAAMAFCAWLSSVTGHKYRLPTEAEWQRAADLAGSGTADGGRETADGSRRTAEATASRMPGAGTRPVTSGALTAPGIYRLFGNVAEWVIPDDRALVVRGGSWQDPAGAVGPLARARQGESWNERDPQIPKSSWWLSDGPFVGFCIVREP